In the genome of Eriocheir sinensis breed Jianghai 21 chromosome 44, ASM2467909v1, whole genome shotgun sequence, one region contains:
- the LOC126980429 gene encoding baculoviral IAP repeat-containing protein 7-like, whose translation MTGEADLGKVRRTKKFTSYDSLRFEKERLETFIDWPVKWLKPDDLACDGFYYLRTADHCACVFCRGIVGGWEYGDIPREEHRRHFPHCPFINGEPVGNIPTAQSMLMSQITPSPETAPLPPLSMGVCDIGRPMPGSYPEIKPPKKADLDFRNIDLPQHTSPKRKEFRSQESRDKSFIGWPDRVKQVPKELAEAGFFYCGLSDHVRCYHCGNGLRNWEKEADPWEEHARWYPECVYVHVKKGQEFIDKVRREKPPYLRSQTAPKTSSSSLARPRITESEIDPLMELDIIKATLEMGFPADKVRPALRRKLEQTGLPFFNLEACIEAVLQYMEEETRLTLRESSARSLELEAASQQGAKMQTLQAASERQASASSSSSIPTTTTTATATVGAVSSSSSTSSSSSASSSSQHDPAASNTEEPMETESSPITPTHDVLSQADYIMGVADQALNADPTSSSSPTPNPSAEPSLVTSATSTPTNPVAAVGLASPQATPAALPTFNNSPDAVMEKVAKKTVPSTEPSIAAQDPAVELEKIKDSHMCKVCMDAEIDMVFLPCTHMVTCSSCALALAQCPICRTDIKYAIKPILS comes from the exons ATGACAGGCGAGGCTGACCTGGGAAAGGTCCGCCGCACCAAGAAGTTCACTTCCTACGATAGTCTGAGATTTGAGAAAGAGAGGCTGGAGACATTTATTGATTGGCCCGTGAAGTGGTTAAAACCAGATGACCTGGCTTGTGATGGATTTTATTACCTGCGGACGGCAGATCACTGCGCCTGTGTGTTTTGCCGGGGCATCGTGGGGGGGTGGGAGTATGGAGATATCCCTCGGGAGGAGCACAGGCGTCACTTCCCACATTGTCCGTTCATCAATGGCGAGCCAGTGGGCAACATTCCCACTGCCCAGAGCATGCTCATGTCACAAATCACTCCAAGCCCTGAGACTGCCCCTCTGCCTCCTCTCAGTATGGGCGTGTGTGACATAGGAAGGCCCATGCCAGGATCTTACCCTGAAATCA AACCCCCAAAAAAGGCAGATCTTGACTTTCGGAACATAGATCTTCCGCAACACACAAGCCCCAAGAGAAAAGAATTTCGTTCCCAGGAGAGTCGTGATAAGAGTTTCATAGGGTGGCCAGACCGGGTGAAGCAGGTCCCGAAGGAGTTAGCTGAGGCTGGTTTCTTTTATTGTG GGCTGAGTGACCATGTTAGGTGCTATCACTGTGGTAATGGATTACGAAACTGGGAGAAAGAGGCTGATCCATGGGAGGAGCATGCACGGTGGTACCCAGAGTGTGTCTATGTGCATGTCAAGAAGGGTCAGGAATTTATTGATAAG GTGAGGCGAGAGAAGCCACCATACCTGCGATCCCAAACTGCCCCCAAGACCAGTTCATCATCCTTAGCCCGGCCAAGGATCACAGAGAGTGAGATTGACCCCCTCATGGAGCTAGATATCATAAAGGCCACACTGGAGATGGGCTTTCCAGCAGACAAAGTTCGGCCAGCTCTACGGAGGAAGCTAGAGCAGACAGGGCTGCCCTTCTTCAACCTGGAAGCTTGCATTGAGGCCGTCCTGCAGTACATGGAAGAGGAGACTCGCCTGACCCTCCGGGAGTCATCGGCCAGGAGTTTAGAGTTAGAAGCAGCATCTCAGCAAGGGGCCAAGATGCAAACCCTGCAGGCAGCAAGTGAAAGGCAGGCTTCAGCATCTTCCTCAAGCTccattcctaccaccaccaccactgccactgccaCTGTTGGTGCAgtgtcttcctcttcatctacctcctcatcctcctcagccAGCTCCTCCTCCCAGCATGACCCAGCAGCATCCAACACAGAGGAGCCCATGGAGACTGAGTCCTCCCCCATTACCCCTACACATGATGTCCTCAGTCAAGCAGACTACATCATGGGAGTGGCAGATCAGGCCCTTAATGCTGaccccacttcttcctcctcccctactcctaACCCTTCAGCTGAACCCTCTCTAGTCACCTCTGCAACCTCCACTCCCACCAATCCAGTTGCTGCTGTTGGCCTTGCTTCACCTCAAGCCACCCCTGCTGCCTTACCCACATTCAATAACTCCCCTGATGCTGTGATGGAGAAGGTGGCCAAGAAGACAGTCCCCTCTACTGAGCCTTCAATCGCTG CCCAAGACCCTGCTGTAGAATTAGAGAAGATCAAAGACTCCCACATGTGCAAGGTGTGCATGGATGCTGAGATAGACATGGTGTTTCTGCCTTGCACCCACATGGTAACCTGCTCATCTTGTGCCCTTGCCCTTGCCCAGTGTCCCATCTGTCGCACGGATATCAAATATGCCATCAAACCTATCCTTTCCTGA